In Acidobacteriota bacterium, the sequence CCCGTTCGGTGGTGCTGCCGCGTAAAGCATCGAGAAAACCTTTGTGACCTTCGGTTGCCATGACAAGCAAATCCGCATAGGCAAATTCTTCTTCGTCGAGAATGGTTTCCACCGCGTCGCCTTCCTTAATAATTTCCTGAACCTGCCAACCGGTTTGCAAAGGCACTGCGACATTCGGGCAGGTTGCTTTGCTGCCGACGTGCAGCAATTGAAAATTGACCTTTGGACAATCAAGGATTCGCGCCAAAGCGACGGCGGCGTCAATGGCTCGTTGCGGATGCGGCTTGCGGTCAATCGGAATCAAAATATTTTCGAGGCTTACCGCGCCGGTCTCAACCGATACAAACCCAACTGCGCGACGCGGCACAAACAAAGTGGCGACGTGCGACTCGCGCCCTACGGGTTCGGCAATCGCTTCGTGCGTCCAGCGCGACAATCCTTGCCGTTGGTGGGTCGAAAGCACAATCAATTCGTTTTTATGGGTCTCCAGATAATGCAAAATCGGATGCACGGGCGCGGAACCTTTGGCTTCGATTTTTTTTACCTGCACCCCGCTATCCAAAACCGCTTGAGGCGTACTGCCCTGCGGGATAACGCCCCAACGTTCAAGAAGATTGCGAACGTGGGGAAACTCTTCCCAACCGGCATCTTCATCAAAGGTGTCCAAATGAAAGATGGTGAGCAGCGATTTCGCTTGATGCGCGATTTTCAGCGCGTGGGCGAACGCCGCTTCATCACCTCTGGTCAAATCGGTCGGATGAAAAATTTTCTGGTAATTGAAATCGCTCATCTTAGCTTCAGACTCAACTGTTGAACCTTTCAAAATTCGTCGTCTTCATCTTCGGGTTGTATGTCTTGCGAAATCAAATCGCGCCAAGTATCTAAAATGGCTGGTCCGACGTTTAAGGCTTTTAATCGCTCGCCGACTTCACCGGTTTCGCTCTTTAATTCAGGAAAGGTCAAAAGTAACATCGCCAAATCGCGCCAATCGGTTCCGGCTTTCGGTTTACCGCGCCGCTCCGTATAAGCAATCACTTTGCTGGCAATCAAATCCGCCGGAGAAATCACCAACACATTTTCTATGCGATTGGTTGCCGGTAACGTTTCGACAGGGCGAAGGTCAACTAAATGGCGATTGCCGGATTTCTGCACTTGATACAACCGATAACCACGCCCTTCGCCAATCTCGCGCACCCGCACGGCAATGTGAAATTCGTTGTTGAGATGTTCGCGCAATTCTTCCGCCAGTTCCGCAGCCCGCGTCGAAAGTAAATCTATATCTTGCGTCATTCGCGGTTCATTAACATAGGCATTGACTGCCTGGGCGCCAAACACGACAACGTCATTGCGCCCGCGCAAAAATTCCAGCACAGCCTGATGAATATTTGCTAAAGGCAAGGGTTCTTGCATCACAAATTCCCGAAATGTCAAAGCGCCCGCATTAAACATGATTCACACCTCTGCATCATCTTAATCCATTCCTGCTCTTTTTTGTATTTGCTTCTCGTTAAGCAATGCGGTGCAGAGTTATGGACGGTTGAGTATAAGATTGTTGGTAGCTGCAATTGCCATTTGCACAATTGCAACTACCAACAATCTTTAAAAATTCATCCTCCATTTTGGTTTCCAAACTTTAGTAGGAATATCTTTATTTGTTCTTGCCAACGTTCTTGCCGTTTTTCGATTGCGCAAGGTCTTTGCCATTCAATGGCACAACCGGCAATAGCGCGCGCGACGGATACGATTTGCTGAAATGCACGGTATTCATTGCCACGCGGGTTTCACTATCGGCGCGCAAAGGTTTTCCGGTATTCGGATTGGGATCAAAACGCTGATCGTTTGAACTGGTGATGTGAATGGCAATGCGATGCCCTTTGTTGAAAATCAAACTGGTATTCCACA encodes:
- a CDS encoding universal stress protein; the encoded protein is MSDFNYQKIFHPTDLTRGDEAAFAHALKIAHQAKSLLTIFHLDTFDEDAGWEEFPHVRNLLERWGVIPQGSTPQAVLDSGVQVKKIEAKGSAPVHPILHYLETHKNELIVLSTHQRQGLSRWTHEAIAEPVGRESHVATLFVPRRAVGFVSVETGAVSLENILIPIDRKPHPQRAIDAAVALARILDCPKVNFQLLHVGSKATCPNVAVPLQTGWQVQEIIKEGDAVETILDEEEFAYADLLVMATEGHKGFLDALRGSTTERVLRGSQCPLLAVPAV
- a CDS encoding nucleotidyl transferase AbiEii/AbiGii toxin family protein; this encodes MQEPLPLANIHQAVLEFLRGRNDVVVFGAQAVNAYVNEPRMTQDIDLLSTRAAELAEELREHLNNEFHIAVRVREIGEGRGYRLYQVQKSGNRHLVDLRPVETLPATNRIENVLVISPADLIASKVIAYTERRGKPKAGTDWRDLAMLLLTFPELKSETGEVGERLKALNVGPAILDTWRDLISQDIQPEDEDDEF